GCTGGCGGGGTTCGACGACGAGGCCGAGCGGCTGGCGGCGGCGTTCTGGCCCGGCCCGCTGACGATGGTGCTGCCGCTGCGCGAGGGGAGCGGGGTGGCGGGGCTGGTGACCGCGGGCCTCCCCACGATCGCGATCCGGGTGCCCGCGCACCGCGCGATGCGGGCGCTGCTGGCGGCGTGCGGACGGCCGCTGGCGGCACCTTCGGCGAATGCGAGCGGCGGCATCAGTCCGACGCGCGCGGCGCATGTGGTGGCCTCGCTTGGCGGGCAGGTGGCGCTGGTGATCGACGACGGCGCGACGCCGGCGGGGCTCGAATCGACGATCGTCGCGCCGGGCGGGCGATCGATCCTGCGGCCGGGGCCGGTGACGGCGGCGATGCTGGGCGAGGGCTATGCGGCCTATGCCGGCGACGCGATCACCGCGCCGGGGCAGCTTTCGAGCCACTATGCCCCGTCGAAGCCGGTGCGGCTGGGGGCGAGCGAGGCGCGTGCGGGGGAATGGCTGATCGGATTCGGCGCGATTGCGGGGGCCGATACACTGTCGGCGGCAGGCGACGTC
The genomic region above belongs to Sphingomonas qomolangmaensis and contains:
- a CDS encoding L-threonylcarbamoyladenylate synthase, whose translation is MPSPNPPFVTRTLPYGTAAIAEAAALIAGGGCVAVPTETVYGLAADATDSLAVAGIYAAKGRPSFNPLIVHVADVAGARALAGFDDEAERLAAAFWPGPLTMVLPLREGSGVAGLVTAGLPTIAIRVPAHRAMRALLAACGRPLAAPSANASGGISPTRAAHVVASLGGQVALVIDDGATPAGLESTIVAPGGRSILRPGPVTAAMLGEGYAAYAGDAITAPGQLSSHYAPSKPVRLGASEARAGEWLIGFGAIAGADTLSAAGDVVEAAARLFEALHRADASDAAGIAVAPVPDEGIGVAINDRLARSAVR